Proteins found in one Brachypodium distachyon strain Bd21 chromosome 5, Brachypodium_distachyon_v3.0, whole genome shotgun sequence genomic segment:
- the LOC100837233 gene encoding heat stress transcription factor B-2a, whose protein sequence is MGTFQNPLDASRPIPTLMALSPSQNPHFSTRNGSKPHPPVSPRESTTRSLSTNCSMASPAAGTAPFLTKTYAIVDDPETDDIISWNDSGTTFVVWRRSDFERDLLPKNFKHSNFASFVRQLNTYGFKKVGVDRWEFANECFRKGEKHLLGGIQRRKGSGGAGAPASAVIPTAIALPISPTATSSGGDPPVSSSSPPRPGSGSAVSGAVAELEEEISRLRRENARLSRELARARRAFDDVRRVVTRYDHGGEEEDERPGAAGGGGKPMLFGVAIGSKRSREVDGDEEDGAEEDGGDEDEEEEDDDDERHAARRDKARRTELSDLNVLALSVRAAAAARAPDVGSRGTKNHSVSLPLGSNRATL, encoded by the exons ATGGGAACCTTCCAGAACCCCCTGGATGCTTCTCGCCCCATCCCCACCCTCATGGCCCTATCCCCATCACAAAATCCCCATTTCTCGACCCGGAACGGAAGCAAACCACATCCTCCCGTCTCCCCTCGCGAGAGCACCACCAGATCACTCTCAACCAACTGCTCAAtggcgtcgccggcggcggggacggcgccgTTCCTGACAAAGACGTACGCGATCGTCGACGACCCGGAGACCGACGACATCATCTCGTGGAACGACTCCGGCACGACATTCGTGGTGTGGCGCCGCTCCGACTTCGAGCGCGACCTCCTCCCCAAGAACTTCAAGCACAGCAACTTCGCCTCCTTCGTCCGCCAGCTCAACACCTAC GGATTCAAGAAGGTCGGGGTGGATCGGTGGGAGTTCGCCAACGAGTGTTTCAGGAAGGGGGAGAAGCATCTGCTCGGCGGGATACAGAGGCGGAAGGGGTcaggcggcgccggggcgCCGGCTTCGGCGGTGATACCGACGGCGATTGCGTTGCCGATCTCGCCCACGGCGACGAGCTCCGGAGGGGATCCCCCggtctcgtcgtcgtcgccgccgcggcccgggTCGGGGTCGGCGGTGAGCGGCGCGGTTGccgagctggaggaggagatttcGCGGCTGCGGCGGGAGAACGCGAGGCTGTCGCGGGAgctcgcgcgcgcgcgccgcgcaTTCGACGACGTCCGCCGCGTCGTGACGCGGTACGACCAcggcggggaagaggaggacgagcggcccggcgcggccggcggcggcgggaagcCGATGCTGTTCGGAGTCGCGATCGGGAGCAAGAGGTCGCGCGAGGTGGATGGGGACGAGGAGGACGGggccgaggaagacggcggagacgaggacgaggaggaagaagacgacgatgacgagaGGCACGCCGCGCGACGAGACAAGGCTAGGAGGACGGAGCTGTCGGATCTGAACGTGCTCGCTCTGTCCGTGcgggcagcggccgcggcgagggcGCCGGATGTGGGTTCGCGTGGCACCAAGAACCACTCGGTATCGTTACCTCTAGGATCAAATCGTGCAACGCTCTAG
- the LOC100836929 gene encoding uncharacterized protein LOC100836929: protein MSDAAAASICAQISSVFSAPSPHPPARSVLVSELAAAAARGGRVFTHGVGREGLMTRALCMRLAHLGITAHCVGDVTAPPASPGDLLVASAGPGAFSTVDAICGVARAAGARVLLLTARAEGEFPGRQADVVAHLPAQTMADDEEEEEEEEEDGAAAATARGAKLPMGSLYEGAMFVLFEMVVLELARVLGQSPAQMRARHTNLE from the coding sequence ATgagcgatgccgccgccgcctccatctgcGCCCAGATCTCCTCCGTCTTCTCCGCTCCCTCCCCTCACCCGCCCGCGCGCTCCGTCCTCGTctcggagctcgccgccgcggccgcccggGGCGGCCGCGTGTTCACGCACGGCGTCGGGCGGGAAGGCCTGATGACGCGCGCCCTCTGCATGCGGCTCGCGCACCTGGGCATCACCGCGCACTGCGTCGGCGACgtcacggcgccgcccgcctcaccCGGAGACCTCCTCGTCGCTTCCGCGGGCCCCGGCGCCTTCTCCACCGTCGACGCCATCTGCGGCGTGGCgcgggccgccggcgcgcgcgtccTGCTGCTCACCGCCAGGGCCGAGGGCGAGTTCCCCGGGCGACAGGCCGATGTGGTGGCCCACCTCCCCGCGCAGACCATGGCtgatgacgaggaggaggaggaggaggaggaggaggatggcgcggcggcggcgacggcgcgggggGCGAAGCTGCCGATGGGTAGCCTGTACGAGGGGGCCATGTTTGTGCTGTTCGAGATGGTGGTGCTGGAGCTCGCCCGCGTCCTGGGCCAGAGCCCGGCCCAGATGAGGGCCCGCCACACCAACTTGGAGTAG
- the LOC100836615 gene encoding cytochrome P450 87A3, with product MEGSSSQVQYASLCALAVVAAGWLLHCVYKWMNPPCNSGRLPPGSMGFPLVGETFQFFKPSPSLDVPSFYKQRLKRYGPVFKTSLVGQPVVVSMDAEVNRFIFQQEGKLFRSWYPDTTNNIFGRESIASYDGTIHKYTRSFASRLFGLESLRDVLLAEMDRNVTQSFAAWAAEPCIEVKDAVANMIFDLTAKKLIGFGPEKSRKLRKNFDAFFQGLVSFPLYFPGTTFYGCIQGRKNMQKVLKDLLKERLRTPEKRHGDFLDEVVNELQSGAGMIEEKFAVDLVAALLFASFATVSSSLTVAMKFLSGHPNVVEALKEEHEAILKKREGASSGITWEEYKSMTFTAQVTNEIARVSNVAPGIFRKTLTDVQVKGHTIPAGWLVMISPMAVHLNPELFEDPLTFNPWRWQDESKRTTLLKNFMPFGGGIRLCVGAEFSRIQIALFLHTLVTKYSWKEIKGGDVQRISEIVFPKGYHIQIIPKAGIKTQAT from the exons ATGGAGGGGTCCTCATCGCAAGTGCAATATGCATCCCTGTGTGCCCTTGCCGTTGTTGCAGCAGGTTGGCTCCTACACTGCGTGTACAAGTGGATGAATCCCCCATGCAACAGTGGGAGGCTCCCTCCGGGATCCATGGGCTTCCCTCTCGTCGGTGAGACCTTCCAGTTCTTCAAGCCAAGCCCTTCTCTCGATGTCCCGTCCTTCTACAAGCAAAGGCTGAAAAG GTACGGGCCGGTGTTCAAGACGAGCTTGGTAGGGCAGCCGGTGGTGGTGTCCATGGACGCCGAGGTGAACCGGTTCATCTTCCAGCAGGAAGGAAAGCTGTTCCGGAGCTGGTACCCGGACACGACCAACAACATCTTCGGCAGGGAGAGCATCGCCTCCTACGACGGCACCATCCACAAGTACACCCGCAGCTTCGCGTCCAGGCTCTTCGGCCTCGAAAGCCTCAGGGACGTGCTCCTCGCCGAGATGGACCGCAACGTGACCCAGAGCTTCGCGGCGTGGGCCGCGGAGCCTTGCATCGAGGTCAAGGACGCGGTCGCCAAT ATGATATTTGACTTGACAGCCAAGAAGCTGATTGGTTTCGGACCTGAGAAGTCAAGGAAACTCAGAAAGAACTTCGACGCCTTCTTCCAGGGATTGGTCTCCTTCCCTCTGTATTTCCCTGGGACCACATTCTACGGATGCATACAG GGAAGGAAGAACATGCAGAAGGTACTCAAGGACCTACTGAAAGAAAGGCTCCGTACACCTGAAAAGCGTCATGGTGATTTCCTCGATGAGGTGGTCAACGAGCTGCAGAGTGGAGCCGGAATGATAGAGGAGAAGTTTGCTGTAGACTTGGTGGCCGCCCTTTTGTTTGCCAGCTTTGCGACGGTGTCCTCGTCGCTCACGGTTGCCATGAAGTTCCTAAGCGGCCACCCAAATGTAGTCGAAGCACTCAAG GAGGAGCATGAAGCAATCCTGAAGAAAAGAGAGGGTGCGAGTTCTGGGATCACCTGGGAGGAGTACAAGTCCATGACATTCACTGCTCAG GTCACAAATGAGATAGCTCGCGTCAGTAACGTTGCCCCTGGAATATTCAGGAAAACACTAACAGACGTACAAGTGAAAG GACACACGATTCCCGCCGGTTGGCTGGTCATGATCAGCCCCATGGCTGTCCATCTGAACCCGGAATTGTTCGAAGATCCCCTGACCTTTAATCCCTGGAGGTGGCAG GATGAGTCGAAAAGGACTACTCTGCTGAAGAACTTCATGCCATTTGGAGGGGGCATAAGGCTCTGCGTGGGAGCAGAATTCAGCAGGATTCAGATTGCACTCTTCCTCCACACCTTGGTGACCAAGTACAG TTGGAAGGAGATCAAAGGAGGCGACGTGCAGCGCATATCGGAGATCGTATTCCCAAAGGGCTATCACATCCAGATTATCCCTAAGGCAGGGATCAAAACGCAAGCAACTTGA
- the LOC100828955 gene encoding WD repeat-containing protein 44: MESCQLVASSSRMEAEEEAFFDTREELLASPARSPAPALPWSGRLDSVQERKERFLRSMGLECSPSPRQADPVCTAGDVEKEEERGIVPEIGRLSSQSEENDCSMSSWSTEETTSCEDGVSDDNSVSGSSKDDGCKVGRSFSSLSFIRRLMSRNGKRSAAPTTVERRRNGWFERLGVAACVVDYGDDEASTSTSDSEQIRGGRYERIKVRSYRKRSKELSALYQGQVIKAHDGAILTMKFSPDGQFLATGGEDGVIRIWGVSQSDDCKIPLDDPSCIYLKARRKYGLAPVNIDNEKRSKVKGMKKTGESACIVIPTMVFQISEEPLHEFHGHAGDVLDLSWSNNKHLLSASTDKTVCLWKIGSANCLRVFRHGNFVTCVQFNPTNDNCFITGSIDGKVRVWDISRCSVVDWVDVRDIVTAVCYRPDGKGAVVGTITGHCRFYHASDNLLRLETQIALHGKKKSSFKRITSFQFCPSNPSKLMVTSADSKIRILDGTNVIQNYSGLRSGSCQLSASFTPDGEHIISASEDSNIYVWNRDSQDESAWRQAKITYSSERFQSNNAAIAIPWNGTKPRSHVSLACKSLPSQGGSFWSLGKAVKHSSSCRGDYSSTNSLTSRSAAPGILNLNQELFTEPPCKGATATWPEEMLPSCSIGANLDESQYKLLRNCSQSTSNSWGRVMVTAGWDGRIRSFQNYGLPVHTSDLFESIW; this comes from the exons ATGGAGTCGTGCCAATTAGTAGCGAGCTCTAGTAGgatggaggcggaggaggaagcctTCTTTGACACGCGTGAGGAGTTGCTGGCGTCGCCGGCGCGCAGCCCGGCCCCGGCATTGCCGTGGTCAGGTCGCCTCGACAGTGTGCAGGAGAGGAAGGAGCGGTTCTTGAGAAGCATGGGTCTGGAGTGCAGCCCGAGCCCCAGGCAGGCGGATCCTGTGTGCACTGCGGGAGATGtcgagaaggaggaggagcgggggaTCGTGCCGGAGATTGGGAGATTGTCGTCCCAGTCAGAAGAGAACGACTGCTCCATGTCGAGTTGGTCGACGGAGGAGACGACGAGCTGCGAGGACGGCGTGTCGGATGACAATTCCGTCAGTGGATCCAGCAAGGATGATGGCTGCAAGGTGGGCAGGAGTTTCAGTTCATTGTCCTTCATCCGGAGGCTTATGAGTCGAAATGGTAAGCGTTCTGCTGCTCCCACGACagtggagaggaggaggaatggATGGTTTGAGAGGCTGGGTGTAGCGGCTTGTGTTGTGGATTATGGAGATGATGAAGCTAGCACCAGCACCTCCGACAGCGAGCAGATTCGGGGCGGAAGGTATGAGAGAATTAAAGTCCGTTCATACCGGAAGCGGTCGAAGGAATTGTCTGCACTGTATCAAGGCCAAGTGATCAAGGCACATGATGGTGCTATCCTGACGATGAAGTTCAGTCCTGACGGGCAGTTTCTTGCGACCGGCGGCGAAGATGGAGTTATCAGGATTTGGGGTGTTTCACAGTCTGATGACTGTAAAATTCCTCTGGATGATCCCTCTTGTATCTACCTCAAAGCACGGCGCAAGTATGGGTTGGCGCCAGTGAATATTGACAACGAGAAGAGATCGAAAGTCAAGGGCATGAAGAAAACTGGAGAGTCTGCCTGCATTGTGATTCCAACAATGGTTTTCCAGATCTCTGAGGAACCATTGCATGAGTTCCATGGGCACGCCGGTGATGTACTGGACCTGTCATGGTCAAACAACAAG CATCTACTGTCGGCTTCAACAGACAAAACTGTTTGCTTGTGGAAAATTGGATCTGCAAACTGCCTCAGAGTTTTCCGGCATGGCAACTTTG tGACTTGTGTCCAATTTAATCCAACTAATGACAATTGCTTCATCACTGGGTCCATTGATGGCAAAGTTCGTGTATGGGACATTTCAAGATGCAGTGTTGTGGATTGGGTTGATGTTAGAGACATAGTTACAGCAGTTTGTTACAGACCTGATGGAAAG GGAGCAGTGGTTGGAACGATTACTGGACATTGTCGTTTTTATCATGCATCAG ACAACCTACTGCGGTTGGAAACTCAGATTGCACTCCATGGCAAGAAGAAATCTTCCTTCAAGAGAATCACAAGTTTTCAG TTCTGTCCAAGCAACCCAAGTAAACTAATGGTAACATCTGCTGACTCAAAGATCAGAATACTGGATGGAACCAATGTGATTCAGAATTACAGTG GACTCCGAAGTGGTTCTTGCCAGTTGTCGGCATCATTCACTCCAGACGGGGAGCATATAATTTCTGCTAGTGAAGACTCCAACATTTATGTTTGGAACCGTGACAGCCAAGATGAATCTGCATGGCGACAAGCAAAAATCACATACTCCTCAGAGCGTTTCCAATCCAACAATGCAGCCATTGCAATACCATGGAATGGTACGAAACCAAGAAGCCACGTTTCTTTGGCCTGTAAAAGTTTACCATCACAAGGAGGTAGTTTCTGGAGCTTGGGTAAGGCTGTCAAGCACAGTTCaagttgccgcggagactatTCTTCCACTAACAGTCTCACGTCGAGATCTGCTGCTCCTGGTATTTTGAATCTGAACCAGGAGTTGTTCACCGAGCCCCCTTGCAAAGGTGCGACAGCAACTTGGCCGGAGGAAATGCTGCCGTCTTGCTCGATCGGTGCAAATTTGGACGAGTCACAGTACAAGCTCCTGAGGAACTGTTCCCAGAGCACATCAAACTCCTGGGGCCGAGTGATGGTAACCGCGGGATGGGACGGCAGGATTAGGTCGTTCCAGAATTATGGCCTGCCGGTACACACCAGTGACTTGTTCGAGAGCATTTGGTGA